The following coding sequences are from one Desulforhopalus sp. window:
- the aroB gene encoding 3-dehydroquinate synthase has protein sequence MSVLQVGLGERSYPITIGSGNLPKVGEDLAMKAIANRYAVIADDLVSSLYGDALMASLYKAGIQTEHFSFPHGEANKTLQTIGNLAGRLAKSGFDRKDALIGFGGGVSGDITGFLASAYMRGIPFIQIPTTLLAQVDSSVGGKTGVDIPEGKNLVGAFYQPQAVYIDIQLLKTLPRDELLGGLAEVIKYGVIWDADFFQFLCDNREKILRLDEEVISAMVHTCCKIKSEVVSQDEREGGIRRILNYGHTIGHAVEGASDYRINHGYAVSIGMAAAAKLAELAGYLQHETTEKIIEILVDYGMPIEVPRMLDRERIKKYLLTDKKTVGGRVHYVLPTEIGKTCIVADIDEELVKQVLG, from the coding sequence ATGTCGGTTTTACAAGTAGGTCTTGGCGAGAGAAGTTATCCAATCACTATAGGGAGTGGAAATCTTCCTAAGGTTGGCGAGGATTTAGCTATGAAAGCAATAGCCAACCGGTATGCCGTTATCGCTGATGACCTGGTGTCATCTCTTTACGGTGATGCATTGATGGCGAGTCTTTATAAAGCAGGTATTCAAACCGAACATTTCTCCTTCCCTCATGGTGAAGCAAATAAGACCCTGCAAACCATCGGCAACCTTGCAGGCCGTTTGGCCAAGTCCGGTTTTGATCGTAAGGATGCCTTAATTGGTTTTGGTGGAGGTGTGTCAGGTGATATTACAGGATTTCTTGCCTCTGCATATATGCGCGGAATCCCATTCATTCAAATACCAACAACACTTTTGGCGCAGGTAGATAGCTCTGTTGGCGGTAAGACCGGTGTCGATATCCCAGAGGGGAAAAATTTAGTGGGAGCATTTTACCAGCCTCAGGCGGTTTATATTGACATTCAACTCCTCAAGACACTCCCTCGAGACGAGCTGCTAGGTGGGCTTGCCGAGGTAATAAAATATGGCGTGATTTGGGATGCTGATTTTTTCCAATTTCTTTGTGATAACAGAGAAAAAATACTCCGGCTTGATGAAGAGGTCATCAGTGCAATGGTGCATACTTGTTGCAAGATAAAGTCTGAGGTTGTTTCACAAGATGAAAGAGAAGGGGGGATCCGACGAATTCTTAATTATGGCCATACCATCGGCCATGCAGTTGAGGGAGCGTCTGATTATCGTATAAATCATGGATATGCAGTGTCTATCGGGATGGCTGCCGCTGCAAAATTAGCAGAGCTTGCCGGCTATTTACAGCATGAAACCACAGAGAAAATTATAGAGATACTCGTCGACTACGGGATGCCCATTGAGGTCCCAAGGATGCTTGACAGAGAGAGAATTAAAAAATACCTTTTGACGGATAAAAAAACCGTCGGAGGAAGAGTGCATTATGTACTTCCAACTGAGATCGGCAAAACCTGTATTGTCGCCGATATTGACGAAGAATTGGTCAAACAGGTTCTTGGTTGA
- the sat gene encoding sulfate adenylyltransferase gives MSKLVAPHGGKGLVCALLEGAARDAELKKAAGLKQIEISARAKGDLIMMGIGGFSPLSGFMTKADWKGVCENFQLADGTFWPVPITLDVTTADAAEIAVGQEIALVRKGETYATMKVTEKFEMTEADKRWECEKVFKGEGEESVGDKFWEIAPKDHPGVIMVFAQKDVNLAGPVKVLSQGEYPKEYPGVYLTPAQTRAMFEERGWANVAALQLRNPMHRSHEFLAKIAIEVCDGVLIHSLIGNLKAGDIPAPVRVKAIDILIENYFVKQHVISAGYPLDMRYAGPREGLLHATFRQNYGVNNMLIGRDHAGVGDFYGLFEAQTIFDRIPKTGDPKKDLLCKPMKIDWTFYCHKCDGMASLRTCNHTKESRVILSGTKLRKALSDGAEVVDHFGRDEVLVHLRKYYEGLTEKVEVKMQGAASGAAM, from the coding sequence ATGTCTAAATTAGTTGCACCTCATGGTGGAAAAGGTCTTGTTTGTGCTTTACTTGAAGGCGCTGCTCGTGATGCAGAACTCAAAAAAGCAGCTGGCCTCAAGCAGATCGAGATCTCTGCTCGTGCTAAAGGCGATCTGATCATGATGGGAATTGGCGGTTTTTCTCCACTGTCCGGTTTCATGACCAAAGCTGATTGGAAAGGCGTTTGTGAAAATTTCCAGCTGGCAGATGGTACCTTCTGGCCGGTACCCATCACCCTTGACGTAACCACCGCTGATGCAGCCGAAATCGCTGTTGGTCAAGAAATTGCTTTGGTTCGCAAAGGCGAGACCTATGCTACCATGAAGGTCACTGAGAAATTTGAGATGACCGAAGCTGACAAGCGTTGGGAATGTGAGAAGGTATTTAAAGGTGAAGGTGAGGAATCTGTTGGTGACAAATTCTGGGAGATCGCCCCGAAAGATCATCCTGGCGTTATCATGGTTTTCGCTCAGAAAGATGTCAACCTCGCTGGTCCAGTAAAAGTACTTTCCCAGGGCGAATATCCTAAAGAGTATCCAGGCGTGTATCTTACCCCTGCTCAAACCCGCGCAATGTTTGAAGAGCGTGGATGGGCAAACGTTGCTGCTCTGCAGCTCCGTAACCCGATGCATCGTTCCCATGAGTTCCTTGCTAAGATCGCCATCGAGGTATGTGACGGTGTACTGATCCATTCTCTGATCGGTAACCTCAAGGCCGGTGACATTCCTGCTCCGGTACGTGTTAAGGCTATCGACATCCTGATCGAGAACTACTTCGTTAAACAACACGTTATTTCCGCTGGTTACCCATTGGATATGCGTTATGCCGGTCCCCGCGAAGGCCTGCTCCATGCAACCTTCCGTCAGAACTACGGCGTTAACAATATGTTGATTGGTCGTGATCATGCTGGCGTTGGTGATTTCTACGGTCTCTTCGAGGCTCAGACCATTTTTGATCGTATTCCGAAAACCGGCGATCCCAAAAAAGACCTTCTCTGCAAGCCGATGAAAATTGACTGGACTTTCTACTGCCATAAGTGTGACGGTATGGCTTCTCTCCGTACTTGTAATCACACCAAAGAAAGCCGCGTTATCCTTTCAGGCACCAAATTGCGTAAAGCCCTTTCTGATGGCGCAGAGGTTGTTGACCATTTTGGTCGCGATGAGGTTCTGGTTCATCTCCGTAAGTACTATGAGGGTTTGACCGAGAAAGTCGAAGTAAAAATGCAAGGTGCAGCTTCTGGCGCAGCAATGTAA